From one Triticum aestivum cultivar Chinese Spring chromosome 4B, IWGSC CS RefSeq v2.1, whole genome shotgun sequence genomic stretch:
- the LOC123094163 gene encoding germin-like protein 9-3, producing the protein MASLNCYSLLLVVVALVTTPLAVVAGDPDILADFVVPNDMYGIAPMNITGDFFTYTGFRATMNMTMPMPGAQNFTVTKASMTEFPALNGQSVSYAMLKFPSESINPPHTHPRAAELLLVLHGALSVGFVDTAGKLYTQDLAVGDMFIFPKGLVHYQSNPGQSPAVALSAFGSAAAGTVSVPVTVFGTGVDDAVLAKSFKTDLPTVQKLKAALTPPAKK; encoded by the coding sequence ATGGCGTCCCTCAACTGCTACTCCTTGTTACTGGTGGTGGTTGCATTGGTCACGACGCCACTTGCCGTTGTGGCCGGCGACCCGGACATCCTCGCCGACTTTGTCGTCCCAAACGACATGTACGGGATAGCACCAATGAACATCACCGGCGACTTCTTCACCTACACCGGCTTTCGCGCCACCATGAACATGACCATGCCGATGCCGGGGGCGCAGAACTTCACTGTGACCAAGGCCAGCATGACCGAGTTCCCGGCACTCAACGGGCAGAGCGTGTCCTACGCCATGCTCAAGTTCCCCTCCGAATCCATCAACCCACCCCATACCCACCCTCGTGCAGCAGAGCTACTGCTCGTCCTTCACGGTGCGCTCTCCGTTGGCTTCGTCGACACGGCTGGCAAGCTCTACACTCAGGACCTAGCCGTCGGCGACATGTTCATATTCCCCAAGGGTCTGGTGCACTATCAGTCCAACCCAGGGCAAAGCCCCGCAGTTGCACTCTCGGCATTCGGTAGCGCCGCCGCGGGCACCGTGTCTGTTCCTGTTACCGTGTTTGGTACTGGTGTTGACGATGCGGTGCTCGCCAAGTCCTTCAAGACTGACCTGCCCACCGTGCAAAAGCTCAAGGCGGCACTCACTCCGCCAGCAAAGAAATGA
- the LOC123094164 gene encoding germin-like protein 9-1: MVSSCLALVVLLALPFLALAGDPDILTDFILPPGNNVSLLNGTFFTYTGLFAIDSANPAKFTVTKATATEFPALLGQSVSYAALSFGPGTVNPPHVHPRASELLYVVEGPLLVGLIDETKGELYAQTLQTGDMFVFPKGMVHFQFNSGDHVARAFSAFGSSSPGTVSLPTVLFESGIPDTVLEKSLHVDQATVDVLEQDLAPLAPAPAPSPDTPPTPKNGGAAPAPACFALLACFAAALLL; encoded by the exons ATGGTGTCGTCGTGTCTTGCCCTCGTCGTCCTCCTTGCTCTGCCCTTCCTTGCCCTCGCCGGCGACCCGGACATCCTCACAGACTTCATCCTGCCGCCCGGCAACAATGTGTCGCTCCTCAACGGCACCTTCTTCACCTACACAGGCCTCTTCGCTATCGACTCCGCCAACCCAGCCAAGTTCACGGTGACAAAGGCCACCGCCACCGAGTTCCCGGCGCTGCTCGGCCAGTCCGTCTCCTACGCCGCCCTCAGCTTCGGCCCCGGCACCGTCAACCCGCCGCACGTCCACCCAAG GGCGTCAGAGCTGCTTTACGTGGTGGAGGGTCCGCTGCTGGTGGGCCTCATCGACGAGACGAAAGGTGAGCTGTACGCGCAGACGCTGCAGACGGGTGACATGTTCGTGTTCCCCAAGGGCATGGTGCACTTCCAGTTCAATAGTGGCGACCATGTGGCGCGTGCCTTCTCGGCCTTCGGCAGCTCCAGCCCCGGCACCGTCTCGCTCCCGACTGTCCTCTTCGAGTCCGGCATCCCTGACACCGTCCTCGAGAAGTCGCTTCACGTTGACCAGGCCACCGTGGATGTGCTCGAGCAGGACCTGGCGCCActcgctcccgctcccgctccctcTCCAGATACACCGCCAACACCTAAGAATGGTGGTGCAGCACCCGCACCGGCGTGCTTCGCGCTGCTAGCTTGCTTCGCCGCTGCATTGTTGTTGTGA
- the LOC123094165 gene encoding germin-like protein 9-3 produces the protein MASMNYYSLVLVVVALVWAPLAAVAGDPDILGDFIVPAPMVGMPPTNITGDFFTYTDFRAANETMPWPPQYFVVIKANMGVFPALNGQSVSYAMLVFPSGYVNPPHTHPRAAELLFVQSGALSVGFVDTAGKLYTQDLMAGDLFVFPKGLVHYQYNQGPNPATAFSAFGSAAPGTVNVPASVFGTGIDGVVLAKSFKTDFWTVQKLKAALTPPPKK, from the coding sequence ATGGCGTCCATGAACTACTACTCTTTGGTGTTGGTGGTGGTTGCATTGGTCTGGGCACCGCTGGCCGCCGTGGCCGGCGACCCAGACATCCTTGGTGACTTCATTGTGCCGGCGCCGATGGTTGGCATGCCGCCGACGAACATCACTGGTGACTTCTTCACCTACACTGACTTCCGCGCCGCAAACGAGACAATGCCGTGGCCTCCACAGTATTTCGTTGTGATCAAGGCCAATATGGGGGTGTTCCCTGCGCTCAACGGGCAGAGTGTATCCTATGCCATGCTCGTGTTCCCCTCCGGATACGTCAACCCGCCGCACACCCACCCGCGCGCCGCTGAGTTGCTGTTTGTCCAGAGCGGCGCGCTCTCCGTCGGGTTTGTTGACACTGCCGGTAAGCTCTACACACAGGACCTCATGGCCGGCGACTTATTTGTGTTCCCCAAGGGCCTCGTCCACTACCAGTACAACCAGGGCCCCAACCCTGCCACCGCGTTCTCGGCCTTTGGCAGCGCCGCCCCTGGCACCGTGAATGTGCCTGCCTCCGTGTTCGGCACCGGCATTGACGGCGTTGTGCTTGCCAAGTCGTTCAAGACTGACTTTTGGACGGTGCAGAAGCTCAAGGCAGCGCTCACTCCACCACCCAAGAAGTGA